A single window of Bos javanicus breed banteng chromosome 19, ARS-OSU_banteng_1.0, whole genome shotgun sequence DNA harbors:
- the MED9 gene encoding mediator of RNA polymerase II transcription subunit 9, giving the protein MASMGVAAGRQAEDTLPPPAEPPLPEMKPLPQPQPPPSVSAQQPQPAPKPPSPAGVKAEENCSFLPLVHSIIKCMDKDSPDIHQDLNTLKAKFQEMRKVVSTMPGIHLSPEQQQQQLQRLREQVRTKNELLQKYKSLCMFEIPKE; this is encoded by the exons ATGGCTTCTATGGGTGTTGCTGCCGGACGGCAGGCTGAGGACACGCTGCCGCCGCCCGCCGAGCCTCCGCTGCCGGAGATGAAGCCGCTGCCGCAGCCACAGCCGCCGCCGTCTGTTTCTGCGCAGCAGCCGCAGCCCGCGCCGAAGCCTCCATCCCCTGCCGGCGTGAAGGCGGAGGAGAACTGCTCTTTCCTTCCCTTGGTTCACAGCATCATCAAATG CATGGACAAGGACAGTCCCGACATCCACCAGGACCTGAACACCCTGAAGGCCAAATTCCAGGAGATGCGCAAGGTGGTTAGCACCATGCCTGGCATCCACCTGAgccctgagcagcagcagcagcagctgcagcgccTCCGAGAGCAGGTCCGGACCAAGAACGAACTGCTGCAGAAGTACAAGAGCCTGTGCATGTTTGAGATCCCCAAGGAGTGA